From the genome of Nitrospirota bacterium:
TTTCGGTTACAGATAGGCTCTCAGGAAAGAGCACCACTCCTACGACTTTCCCTACGGATGGTCAAAACGGTCTTCCGGCAAGGCCGCAGGCGAATCAAAACCTGAGGAGGTACCGACCGCACTTCGTGTGGGCCGTTCGCCTGTACAATGGTTCTTGGCGAACGGAAAAACCCCTCCAGTACTTCCGACCTCCGACAATCTCAATCGGTACGTTGAGGATTTTGATGAGCCGAGAACGCAGCCGGAAGCCGTTTTCAACGTCCGTCAAACAGTAAGCACGATCTTGCCAAAGAACTTCCGGCTCAGCATATACAGCTGCGCCGCGCGAGCCTCCTGAAGCGGAAAGGTGCGGTCGATCACCGATATCAAGCGCTTCTGGCCCATGAGCTCCGCCGCCTTCACGAGTTCTGCACGAGTGCCCATGTAGGAACCCTTGATCGTCAGCTGGCGGGCAAAGACATAGCGCAGGTTGAGCTGCACGTCTCCCCCGCTCGTCGCGCCACAGGTCACCAACCGCCCGCCCTTCGCGAGCGATTCCAGACAGCTATCCCACACCACCGGGCCGATATGCTCGATCACGACATCGACGCCGCGCCCTTCGGTCAGCAGCTTCACGCGCTCCGCAACCTTCTCCGTCGCATGGTTGATCACCGCATCCGCGCCAAGAATCACCGCTTTGGGAATCTTGTCATCGGACCCGACGGTCGTGATGACCCTCGCTCCAGCCAGCTTAGCCATTTGAATCGCCATGCTTCCGACTCCGCTACCGCCGCCCATGATGAGCACCGTTTCACCATGCTGCAGCCCGGCCTTGGCAAACAGCATGTGCGACGCGGTCACCGACACGAGCGGAAAGGCCGCCGCCTGCTCGAACGACAGGTTCTCGGGAATCGGCAGCACATTGCGAACGGGAACTTTGACATACTCGGCGTAGCCTCCATGGACTATGGCGCCAAGCAGTCCATAGGAGCGGCAGAAGTTGTCTCGCCCGGCGAGACAGGCCTCGCAGCGCCAACAACTGATCCCTGGCGAAATAAAGACCCGCTGCCCGACCAAGACCCCCTCCACGTGAGGACCGACTTGCTCCACGATCCCTGCCACATCCGACCCGGATACATGAGGCAGCGGCATGGGATAGGCCGGATTCCCTTCCCTGACCCAGATGTCCAGGTGATTCAACGCACAGG
Proteins encoded in this window:
- a CDS encoding zinc-binding dehydrogenase, producing MKAVIFRAHGGPDKLSYEDFPTPTLGPEDVLVRVKACALNHLDIWVREGNPAYPMPLPHVSGSDVAGIVEQVGPHVEGVLVGQRVFISPGISCWRCEACLAGRDNFCRSYGLLGAIVHGGYAEYVKVPVRNVLPIPENLSFEQAAAFPLVSVTASHMLFAKAGLQHGETVLIMGGGSGVGSMAIQMAKLAGARVITTVGSDDKIPKAVILGADAVINHATEKVAERVKLLTEGRGVDVVIEHIGPVVWDSCLESLAKGGRLVTCGATSGGDVQLNLRYVFARQLTIKGSYMGTRAELVKAAELMGQKRLISVIDRTFPLQEARAAQLYMLSRKFFGKIVLTV